In one Culex quinquefasciatus strain JHB chromosome 2, VPISU_Cqui_1.0_pri_paternal, whole genome shotgun sequence genomic region, the following are encoded:
- the LOC6037713 gene encoding uncharacterized protein LOC6037713 isoform X1, whose product MVSGNVVTFRKKTKVPLGFAVWFLLCAVTCASGAEPQITNVTNVDDGTPDSPYETQTAQCTITSGEVEASAQATISKTLVGVCGTEEMLASFRVLEAKLLQELQNIRAMIRDPNFNPPPVRPSEYVAVKRTTTQMGTSTGTKLTSQEAPPAVGTTSTTTAKPADNNGGVFFPDDDDGKDGDGEEDSNVWSRKPNRDMLKEMPAGGRKPVAPLVRVGTDHAEEKPTSSSNNSPVLDFKPIDKHMVQTRFLTGGLRDYEVYRFNNTVVSSGDAKVFKYFWKIEHFTQRLQSNLTTLTSPVFVISGLNLRLKATLNHDGKDNIYLQVEQLSPMDDELRKKPNVILQEGTLYGAVETKKFLRHKIILLNQGVPFSDLNSHEFWNTNTGFTIPYRALLTNSYLKQDKILVEVVIYL is encoded by the exons ATGGTCAGTGGGAACGTGGTGACCTTTAGGAAGAAGACTAAGGTGCCGTTGGGCTTTGCTGTGTGGTTCCTTTTGTGTGCAGTCACCTGCGCTTCCGGTGCTGAACCTCAAA TTACCAACGTAACCAACGTCGACGATGGCACCCCTGACTCCCCGTACGAAACCCAAACAGCCCAGTGCACAATCACTTCCGGCGAGGTAGAAGCCAGTGCCCAGGCCACCATCAGCAAAACCCTCGTTGGGGTGTGTGGCACGGAGGAGATGCTCGCCTCGTTCCGAGTTCTAGAAGCCAAACTTCTCCAAGAACTCCAGAACATCCGAGCGATGATCCGGGATCCAAACTTCAACCCACCACCGGTGCGTCCTTCGGAATATGTCGCCGTGAAGCGGACCACCACCCAGATGGGAACCTCAACCGGAACAAAGCTCACATCTCAAGAGGCACCACCTGCAGTCGGTACGACCAGTACGACAACGGCAAAGCCCGCTGACAACAACGGTGGAGTGTTCTTCCCGGATGATGACGATGGCAAGGATGGCGACGGAGAAGAGGATTCCAACGTGTGGTCACGCAAACCGAACAGGGACATGCTGAAGGAGATGCCCGCCGGAGGTCGTAAGCCGGTGGCGCCACTCGTTCGGGTTGGAACGGACCACGCGGAAGAGAAGCCAACTAGTAGTAGCAACAACAGTCCGGTGCTGGATTTTAAACCCATTGACAAGCATATGGTGCAGACGAGATTTTTAAC CGGTGGCCTGCGCGACTACGAGGTGTACCGTTTCAACAACACTGTCGTTTCCAGCGGCGACGCCAAGGTGTTCAAGTACTTCTGGAAGATCGAGCACTTTACCCAGCGGCTCCAATCGAACCTGACCACGCTGACCAGTCCGGTGTTTGTGATATCTGGTCTCAATTTGCGGCTCAAAGCCACGCTGAACCACGACGGCAAGGACAACATCTACCTGCAGGTTGAGCAACTGTCGCCGATGGACGACGAACTGCGCAAAAAGCCCAACGTGATCCTGCAGGAAGGAACGCTGTACGGAGCGGTGGAAACGAAAAAGTTTCTGCGACACAAGATCATCCTGCTGAATCAG GGAGTGCCATTCAGTGACCTCAATTCGCACGAGTTTTGGAACACAAATACGGGGTTCACAATCCCGTACCGGGCCTTGCTGACCAACTCTTACTTGAAACAGGATAAAATACTCGTCGAGGTCGTCATCTATCTGTGA
- the LOC6037713 gene encoding uncharacterized protein LOC6037713 isoform X2 → MFTNVTNVDDGTPDSPYETQTAQCTITSGEVEASAQATISKTLVGVCGTEEMLASFRVLEAKLLQELQNIRAMIRDPNFNPPPVRPSEYVAVKRTTTQMGTSTGTKLTSQEAPPAVGTTSTTTAKPADNNGGVFFPDDDDGKDGDGEEDSNVWSRKPNRDMLKEMPAGGRKPVAPLVRVGTDHAEEKPTSSSNNSPVLDFKPIDKHMVQTRFLTGGLRDYEVYRFNNTVVSSGDAKVFKYFWKIEHFTQRLQSNLTTLTSPVFVISGLNLRLKATLNHDGKDNIYLQVEQLSPMDDELRKKPNVILQEGTLYGAVETKKFLRHKIILLNQGVPFSDLNSHEFWNTNTGFTIPYRALLTNSYLKQDKILVEVVIYL, encoded by the exons atgt TTACCAACGTAACCAACGTCGACGATGGCACCCCTGACTCCCCGTACGAAACCCAAACAGCCCAGTGCACAATCACTTCCGGCGAGGTAGAAGCCAGTGCCCAGGCCACCATCAGCAAAACCCTCGTTGGGGTGTGTGGCACGGAGGAGATGCTCGCCTCGTTCCGAGTTCTAGAAGCCAAACTTCTCCAAGAACTCCAGAACATCCGAGCGATGATCCGGGATCCAAACTTCAACCCACCACCGGTGCGTCCTTCGGAATATGTCGCCGTGAAGCGGACCACCACCCAGATGGGAACCTCAACCGGAACAAAGCTCACATCTCAAGAGGCACCACCTGCAGTCGGTACGACCAGTACGACAACGGCAAAGCCCGCTGACAACAACGGTGGAGTGTTCTTCCCGGATGATGACGATGGCAAGGATGGCGACGGAGAAGAGGATTCCAACGTGTGGTCACGCAAACCGAACAGGGACATGCTGAAGGAGATGCCCGCCGGAGGTCGTAAGCCGGTGGCGCCACTCGTTCGGGTTGGAACGGACCACGCGGAAGAGAAGCCAACTAGTAGTAGCAACAACAGTCCGGTGCTGGATTTTAAACCCATTGACAAGCATATGGTGCAGACGAGATTTTTAAC CGGTGGCCTGCGCGACTACGAGGTGTACCGTTTCAACAACACTGTCGTTTCCAGCGGCGACGCCAAGGTGTTCAAGTACTTCTGGAAGATCGAGCACTTTACCCAGCGGCTCCAATCGAACCTGACCACGCTGACCAGTCCGGTGTTTGTGATATCTGGTCTCAATTTGCGGCTCAAAGCCACGCTGAACCACGACGGCAAGGACAACATCTACCTGCAGGTTGAGCAACTGTCGCCGATGGACGACGAACTGCGCAAAAAGCCCAACGTGATCCTGCAGGAAGGAACGCTGTACGGAGCGGTGGAAACGAAAAAGTTTCTGCGACACAAGATCATCCTGCTGAATCAG GGAGTGCCATTCAGTGACCTCAATTCGCACGAGTTTTGGAACACAAATACGGGGTTCACAATCCCGTACCGGGCCTTGCTGACCAACTCTTACTTGAAACAGGATAAAATACTCGTCGAGGTCGTCATCTATCTGTGA